A single genomic interval of Alteromonas sp. CI.11.F.A3 harbors:
- a CDS encoding chemotaxis protein → MKFDSIKSRLVLMTLICVVGMGMLVVSQHYFTQRFIELNQQRDLLLRMGQDLLQMRRHEKDFLMRHQQEYFQLFIERSDSFSTRLNRLTPLISDYDMPTSQLGNLAEGVHKYQQLFQQVVTLQTEIGLTPTSGLLGQMIETEGLLLSQSYFDVGSSALIQLDGARLAIRDFQLTHNNYYATLAIQNIEGLAQVQSAGKSEQVDELLGLYKEAVEALAIAYQTLGLTHNEGLVGRFRRQAHSVEQQLTLIDQALQPIIENQEQQVKTYSISIAVLTSVLLILILVKSFATFHRAFSNFVMFFYRCKRQYQRMDPRKLGFAEFKSLAELANEMVESRQAIEERLAVVEAELAQKQRKPETR, encoded by the coding sequence ATGAAGTTTGATTCTATAAAATCTAGGCTTGTGCTGATGACACTGATTTGTGTTGTTGGGATGGGCATGCTGGTGGTTAGCCAGCATTATTTTACGCAACGGTTTATTGAATTAAATCAGCAGCGGGATTTATTGCTTCGTATGGGCCAGGACTTACTGCAAATGCGACGTCACGAGAAAGACTTTCTGATGCGCCATCAGCAGGAGTACTTTCAGCTATTTATTGAGCGTTCTGATAGTTTTAGCACTCGGCTTAATCGGCTTACCCCTTTAATTAGCGATTATGATATGCCTACGTCGCAGTTAGGAAACTTAGCCGAGGGAGTACATAAATACCAACAACTTTTCCAACAAGTGGTTACGTTACAAACCGAAATAGGGCTGACGCCAACATCTGGTTTGCTAGGGCAGATGATTGAGACTGAGGGGTTATTGCTCAGTCAGTCGTATTTTGACGTTGGGTCGAGTGCGCTCATTCAACTTGATGGCGCAAGGTTGGCCATTCGTGATTTTCAGTTAACCCACAATAATTATTACGCCACCCTTGCCATTCAAAATATAGAGGGGCTGGCACAGGTGCAAAGCGCGGGTAAGTCTGAACAGGTAGACGAATTGCTCGGCTTATATAAAGAAGCGGTGGAGGCACTTGCTATTGCCTATCAAACACTAGGCCTTACGCATAATGAAGGTTTGGTGGGGCGTTTTCGGCGACAAGCACACAGTGTGGAGCAGCAGCTCACGTTAATCGACCAAGCTCTACAGCCTATTATTGAAAACCAAGAGCAACAAGTCAAAACATACAGTATTAGTATTGCGGTGCTTACCTCGGTGCTACTAATTTTAATTTTAGTGAAGAGCTTTGCCACATTTCATCGTGCTTTTTCTAATTTCGTTATGTTTTTCTACCGGTGTAAGCGCCAATATCAGCGAATGGATCCGAGGAAACTCGGTTTTGCTGAGTTCAAATCGTTGGCTGAACTTGCCAATGAAATGGTAGAGTCTCGTCAAGCAATTGAAGAACGACTCGCTGTTGTGGAAGCAGAATTAGCACAAAAGCAGAGAAAACCAGAGACACGTTGA
- a CDS encoding GAF domain-containing protein: MPLQIAVSQPNGSVTEHVLFEGRQYRIGRAHNADIVIAHPQISRLHAKLQATNDRLWQLNDTSSTGCFSGGIPVKNIAINKPQHLFFGPISCQFTPVEHKKVIQLDSQRVWRERQLKRYQHQLQNCNDSSALVHIARECLIQSLACERASLILFDEENKALFGLGYEPWMNAENFTGSRTIIQRTMETNSVLAVGNIVADDSLNAQQSIIRNGIQAAISVPVCIDDKPIGVLYADSLVGRRYFTDTDIEFAKSLANLLSLRLLFHAIEHKLSLIN; encoded by the coding sequence ATGCCATTGCAAATTGCAGTATCTCAACCTAATGGCAGCGTAACAGAACACGTACTTTTTGAGGGTAGGCAGTATCGAATAGGTCGTGCGCACAATGCTGACATTGTCATTGCGCACCCTCAAATCTCTCGCTTGCATGCCAAATTGCAGGCGACTAACGACCGCTTATGGCAATTAAACGATACTAGTTCAACAGGCTGTTTCAGTGGTGGTATACCGGTTAAAAACATTGCCATTAATAAACCCCAGCATTTGTTTTTCGGCCCAATATCATGCCAATTTACACCGGTTGAGCATAAAAAAGTCATTCAGTTAGATAGTCAACGTGTATGGCGAGAGCGGCAATTAAAGCGCTATCAACACCAACTTCAAAACTGTAATGACAGTAGTGCGTTAGTTCATATCGCTCGCGAATGTTTAATTCAATCGTTAGCTTGCGAGCGCGCCTCGCTCATCTTGTTTGATGAGGAAAATAAAGCATTGTTTGGTTTAGGTTATGAACCTTGGATGAATGCGGAAAATTTCACCGGAAGCCGCACTATTATCCAACGCACGATGGAAACAAATTCGGTGCTGGCGGTAGGCAACATCGTTGCTGATGACTCGCTGAACGCGCAACAAAGTATTATTCGTAATGGTATTCAAGCCGCTATTAGTGTGCCTGTTTGCATAGACGATAAACCAATAGGCGTTTTATACGCCGACTCCCTAGTAGGAAGACGCTATTTCACCGACACTGACATCGAGTTTGCCAAGTCTCTCGCCAATTTATTGTCTCTTCGTTTGTTATTCCACGCCATAGAGCATAAACTTTCTTTAATTAATTAG
- a CDS encoding protein kinase domain-containing protein: MTGPGNIPSTPEHFQTEALPSGPRLACGTILADRFRIIQQLGAGTQACVYAAKDELLAVDVALKLIPGAATDLASMQVLRNEVVIARQLQHPNIIRVHDVFADDYYAFFTMEYIEGEPLFERLQRPISRKTYQKWSHQLLDAIATCQSVDIKHGDIKPDNILINADDDLLLIDFGIGQLKKNSEQTSGHLAYSAPEVIHSGKAGEFSDTYSAGKVLNDMLSCVALSSFSLSDTVWFRKQTQFISNLTHQIPEKRPTLTQALTQANTPVSWSKFVAAFTIFMLVLATIAITVVINNTKPNPDGFGNKTLQLAIIHDNNYPLLGTISDLLRYPLSTHPDIALVGENESSTLIRNLALSPMDSDNDRVDFSAILGTDSLLLLDATPTSSQSYLLHASVLSMPANTQIFTVSHSITTSSLADDLDAFADKLVEALFSHLNTEVDTPDLRYLNALHDAWEAGPPLTRDDAIEAMITSTPDYPGGWVAHAELALNNNDILVARESLDTLMAIPDIGDYWRLQGELLRAQLDDNLSLAQQSIDALISLYPNRADLLAMRADIHQWANQPLLAMDDYQAALQLRPNDGQLWFELARLQIMGGNIDTAISETLTQALVAFRKVKNKKGESLVLNAFGIAHLRIAEHGTAASYFQDALSLRDAESQPSERAKTLANLAIAASLTRKVDLAESSLKEALSLIMDIGDLEQEAHINDTLGFLYEEQGEFEKALLHYKRGLDIRVQIDDKVLKPESMSNVAYMHFLIGDLSLADIYWQQAKTLFERNNDQSHLLRTYQNLAQLSLVKGDNNAATRYLSEVDSKLSQQNDQEKMVNHLLFSYFHFSNGKLSEALTQIEQAKQLAERASDTRALIEVSLWHGEVCLRTANWPCVKEVLSNIDSDAAKERRDQHAVIQWLLLALQHQQQPINAADFRPSFDTSHIPVVTELKILLDIQHRLNLKSNSEVMQTINTLIKPTYYQSYLHWLYLEVRAGKTELAKTLAQQLAVHPDYWRNHVYYSVLPEYEAKLQPLRSQWLEQLTETQALDYRQAYLE, translated from the coding sequence TTGACTGGGCCGGGGAATATACCTTCAACGCCTGAACATTTTCAAACTGAGGCTTTGCCATCAGGGCCTAGACTTGCCTGTGGAACCATTCTTGCTGATAGGTTTCGCATCATTCAACAGCTAGGGGCAGGTACTCAGGCCTGTGTATATGCCGCCAAAGATGAGTTGCTCGCGGTTGATGTAGCACTGAAACTTATTCCTGGTGCCGCTACCGACCTAGCCAGTATGCAGGTTCTTCGTAATGAAGTTGTTATTGCTCGACAACTTCAACATCCTAATATTATTCGTGTTCACGATGTATTTGCCGACGACTATTACGCCTTTTTCACCATGGAGTACATAGAAGGTGAGCCACTATTCGAGCGCCTTCAACGCCCTATTTCTCGCAAGACATATCAAAAATGGTCACACCAATTACTTGATGCAATTGCTACCTGCCAAAGCGTCGATATCAAGCACGGTGACATAAAGCCCGACAATATCCTTATTAATGCAGACGATGATTTATTACTCATTGATTTCGGCATAGGCCAATTGAAAAAAAATAGCGAGCAAACGAGCGGCCATTTAGCGTACTCGGCCCCAGAGGTGATTCACTCAGGAAAGGCAGGGGAATTTTCTGATACCTACAGTGCCGGTAAAGTGCTTAACGATATGCTCAGTTGTGTGGCGTTGTCGTCATTTTCGTTATCTGACACTGTGTGGTTTAGAAAGCAAACTCAGTTTATTAGCAACCTTACCCATCAAATTCCAGAAAAGCGCCCTACTCTAACACAAGCGTTGACCCAAGCTAATACGCCTGTTTCATGGTCAAAATTCGTAGCCGCATTCACAATATTTATGCTTGTGTTAGCGACGATCGCCATTACCGTTGTTATAAATAATACGAAACCTAATCCTGATGGATTCGGCAATAAAACCCTACAACTGGCTATAATTCACGATAACAACTATCCACTGTTAGGCACGATTAGTGATTTACTTCGTTACCCTCTTTCAACTCATCCTGATATTGCGCTTGTCGGCGAAAACGAAAGCTCGACGCTAATTCGAAATTTAGCACTGTCCCCTATGGATAGTGACAATGATAGAGTGGATTTCAGCGCAATCCTTGGCACCGACAGCCTGTTGCTACTTGATGCAACCCCTACTAGCAGTCAGTCATATCTACTTCACGCCAGTGTACTTAGCATGCCAGCCAATACACAGATATTTACAGTAAGTCATTCTATTACGACCAGCAGCTTGGCTGACGATTTAGATGCCTTCGCCGACAAGCTCGTTGAAGCATTATTTTCTCATTTAAACACTGAGGTAGACACCCCAGACTTGCGTTACTTAAATGCGTTACATGATGCCTGGGAGGCGGGGCCGCCTCTGACCCGGGACGATGCTATTGAGGCGATGATAACCAGTACACCCGATTATCCTGGGGGATGGGTAGCTCACGCTGAACTAGCATTAAATAATAACGATATTTTGGTCGCTAGAGAGTCTCTCGATACCTTAATGGCAATACCTGATATTGGCGACTATTGGCGTTTGCAGGGAGAACTACTTCGGGCGCAATTAGATGATAACCTTTCGTTGGCCCAGCAATCCATTGATGCGCTAATTAGCCTTTACCCGAATCGAGCCGACTTACTAGCCATGCGTGCCGATATACATCAGTGGGCTAACCAGCCACTATTGGCCATGGATGATTACCAAGCCGCGTTGCAATTACGCCCTAATGATGGCCAACTTTGGTTTGAACTTGCGCGTTTGCAAATAATGGGGGGAAACATTGACACAGCCATTAGTGAAACCCTCACTCAAGCGCTAGTTGCGTTTAGAAAAGTTAAAAACAAGAAAGGTGAAAGCTTAGTACTTAATGCTTTTGGTATCGCTCATTTACGTATTGCAGAACACGGTACCGCTGCATCGTATTTTCAAGACGCACTATCACTTAGAGATGCTGAATCTCAACCTTCTGAGCGCGCTAAAACACTTGCTAACTTAGCGATTGCAGCATCACTTACTCGCAAAGTCGACCTAGCGGAGTCTTCCTTAAAAGAGGCTTTGTCACTAATAATGGATATCGGTGATCTAGAACAAGAAGCCCACATCAATGATACGTTAGGCTTTCTCTATGAAGAACAAGGTGAGTTCGAAAAAGCCTTATTGCACTATAAACGTGGCTTAGATATTCGGGTTCAAATCGATGACAAAGTACTAAAACCAGAAAGCATGAGCAATGTGGCTTATATGCATTTTTTGATTGGCGACTTGTCACTTGCTGATATTTATTGGCAGCAGGCCAAAACTTTATTCGAGAGAAACAACGACCAGTCTCATCTGCTTCGAACGTATCAGAACCTGGCACAGTTAAGTTTAGTAAAAGGCGATAATAACGCCGCTACCCGCTATCTTTCTGAAGTTGATAGCAAGTTGAGTCAGCAAAACGATCAAGAGAAAATGGTGAACCACTTGCTGTTTAGTTACTTCCATTTTAGTAATGGGAAGTTAAGTGAAGCCCTTACCCAAATAGAGCAAGCTAAGCAATTAGCTGAGCGTGCCTCAGATACAAGAGCACTGATTGAGGTGAGTTTATGGCATGGCGAAGTCTGTCTTCGTACAGCCAACTGGCCGTGTGTAAAAGAGGTGCTTTCAAATATCGACAGCGACGCTGCTAAAGAAAGGCGCGATCAGCATGCTGTCATACAGTGGCTACTATTAGCATTACAGCATCAGCAACAACCAATAAATGCGGCCGACTTTAGACCGTCTTTTGACACCTCTCATATTCCTGTAGTGACAGAACTTAAAATTTTATTGGATATTCAACATCGATTGAACCTTAAATCTAACAGCGAAGTGATGCAGACGATTAATACGCTTATCAAGCCAACTTATTATCAGTCCTATCTGCATTGGCTATATCTTGAAGTTAGGGCTGGCAAAACTGAGCTAGCCAAGACCCTAGCGCAACAATTAGCCGTTCATCCAGACTACTGGCGCAATCATGTTTACTACTCAGTATTACCTGAGTACGAAGCTAAACTACAACCCTTGCGTTCACAATGGCTTGAGCAGCTCACGGAAACGCAGGCATTGGATTATAGGCAGGCCTACCTTGAGTGA
- a CDS encoding S8 family peptidase, which produces MKKFALSTLAAAMLASPAANTLADAYIGAQLADTLTTLDVTDSLMAVVTYDQLDPLAESQLQQLLNLGISEGVQFKSLPIVGVIATKAQIDAIAKIDGVRSVFANRKMKLYNADAREITGVADLQSQGFIQRNGMEFTGKGSTVMVIDSGIDASHQDHFFGDTVVENVQALTHASVISITGVTDGFTLRGQVNTDLNSGHGTHVTGTIAGSGSMSDGKYVGAAPDADIIGYGSGGAVLLLDTIGGFDFAINNVYSYDNPIKVISNSWGSSGKYEPLGPVSLATYKAHKLGMISVFAAGNDGPGEDSHNPYAQIPWGVSVGAGDKFGGLADFSSRGLNSESGDFTMPDGTEWTYNNEVSIVAPGVDIVSTRATTNLAANGGEADIDAIEVQNLPFYTMISGTSMATPHVSGIIALLLEANPSLDNASIKQILQETATNMPGYERWEVGAGYVNARSAVAAALDYDMSHSLTVNNLPSKTFKANALVSTSERTEVLDVFYAPVGEPEVKTFEVGESEVLVKASASTLANLTKLVLVAPDGTEYFGNLTTPVLSTTMRVSAPAMPGTWGIYVYGLTSLSGIQADPLGITNGPGIPETFEVTVSFEESGGYEGIDDIEGHPQQNAIEFAISERLMDALDNRGFYPDAGLKRKDFARYAVMGGAVRQYRDLLNEDVPNIGAVPGFDKAFVESVMVSGGALKDNLRTQSPVLYSEDGSANPFGVMSKLDTAYAMVQMLGLESVATSFDPDSDIIVDYSGEQIVLVDQDQIPAELKGYVQLAITMSLINVSFGTEQSPFSVTPTLTASFNPESTVTRAHYAVLSSRLFTQYYE; this is translated from the coding sequence ATGAAAAAGTTTGCCCTATCTACCTTAGCTGCGGCCATGCTCGCAAGCCCAGCGGCTAACACGTTAGCTGATGCCTATATTGGCGCTCAGCTTGCCGACACACTCACCACTCTTGATGTAACCGACTCACTTATGGCGGTCGTGACTTACGATCAGCTAGACCCTTTAGCCGAATCTCAATTACAACAACTCTTAAACCTTGGCATTTCAGAGGGTGTTCAATTTAAATCATTACCTATTGTTGGTGTTATCGCCACGAAGGCACAGATAGATGCTATTGCAAAAATTGACGGCGTTCGCTCTGTATTTGCGAACCGTAAAATGAAGTTATATAACGCAGATGCTCGCGAAATTACGGGTGTTGCAGACTTGCAGAGCCAAGGCTTTATTCAGCGCAACGGTATGGAATTTACCGGTAAAGGCTCTACCGTAATGGTGATTGACTCGGGTATTGATGCATCGCACCAAGATCATTTTTTCGGTGATACCGTCGTAGAAAATGTACAAGCCCTGACCCATGCTTCTGTGATTAGCATTACCGGTGTGACTGATGGATTCACCTTAAGAGGACAAGTTAACACCGACCTTAACTCAGGTCATGGTACCCACGTGACAGGCACTATTGCTGGTAGCGGCAGCATGTCTGATGGCAAATATGTAGGCGCCGCGCCTGATGCTGACATTATTGGCTATGGTTCCGGTGGGGCAGTGCTTTTACTAGATACCATTGGCGGTTTCGACTTTGCTATAAATAATGTTTATAGCTACGACAACCCAATTAAAGTCATTAGTAACTCTTGGGGTTCAAGCGGTAAGTACGAGCCATTAGGGCCTGTATCTTTAGCAACATATAAGGCTCATAAGCTAGGTATGATCAGCGTTTTCGCTGCTGGTAACGATGGTCCAGGTGAAGATTCACATAATCCTTATGCGCAAATTCCATGGGGTGTATCGGTAGGGGCAGGGGATAAATTTGGTGGCTTGGCAGACTTTTCTTCGCGAGGACTCAACAGCGAGTCTGGCGATTTTACGATGCCCGATGGCACCGAGTGGACATATAACAACGAGGTTTCCATTGTTGCCCCCGGTGTTGATATTGTTTCTACCCGAGCAACAACGAACTTAGCGGCCAACGGTGGTGAAGCAGATATTGATGCCATTGAAGTACAGAACCTACCGTTCTATACCATGATTTCAGGCACCTCTATGGCAACGCCCCACGTGTCAGGCATCATTGCACTGTTGCTAGAAGCAAATCCTTCTTTGGATAACGCTTCTATCAAACAAATTTTGCAAGAAACTGCCACGAATATGCCAGGTTACGAACGCTGGGAAGTCGGAGCGGGTTACGTTAATGCTCGCTCTGCAGTAGCCGCTGCACTCGATTATGATATGTCTCACAGCTTAACCGTAAATAATTTACCGTCGAAAACCTTTAAAGCTAACGCATTGGTTTCAACCAGTGAGCGTACAGAAGTGCTCGACGTGTTCTACGCACCAGTGGGAGAACCTGAAGTAAAGACCTTTGAGGTAGGCGAAAGCGAAGTACTCGTTAAAGCCTCTGCCAGTACCTTAGCAAACCTAACGAAATTGGTATTAGTTGCCCCAGATGGTACCGAGTATTTTGGTAATCTTACTACGCCAGTATTAAGTACCACTATGCGTGTATCTGCCCCAGCAATGCCAGGCACTTGGGGAATCTATGTCTACGGCTTAACATCGCTTTCAGGTATCCAAGCAGACCCTCTAGGCATCACTAATGGACCAGGTATTCCTGAAACCTTTGAAGTGACGGTATCGTTTGAAGAAAGTGGTGGCTATGAAGGCATTGATGACATTGAAGGCCACCCACAACAAAACGCGATTGAATTTGCGATCAGCGAGCGATTAATGGATGCCCTTGACAACCGAGGCTTTTATCCAGATGCTGGCTTAAAACGCAAAGACTTCGCCCGCTATGCGGTAATGGGCGGCGCAGTAAGACAATACCGTGACTTGTTAAACGAAGACGTTCCTAACATTGGTGCCGTTCCAGGCTTTGATAAAGCGTTTGTTGAGTCGGTCATGGTGAGTGGCGGCGCGTTAAAAGACAACTTACGCACACAATCGCCCGTGCTTTATAGTGAAGACGGTAGTGCCAACCCGTTCGGTGTAATGAGTAAGTTAGACACGGCTTATGCCATGGTTCAAATGCTAGGGTTAGAGTCGGTTGCCACCAGTTTCGACCCCGATTCTGACATTATTGTCGATTACAGTGGTGAACAGATAGTTCTCGTCGATCAAGATCAAATTCCAGCGGAATTAAAAGGCTACGTCCAACTCGCTATTACGATGTCGCTAATTAATGTCTCCTTTGGTACTGAACAAAGTCCTTTTAGTGTTACCCCAACGCTAACAGCAAGTTTTAATCCTGAGTCGACGGTAACCCGCGCCCATTACGCCGTTCTTTCATCAAGATTGTTTACACAATACTATGAGTGA
- a CDS encoding aldo/keto reductase has product MQFNKLGGSDLSVSDICLGTMTWGIQNTQQDADEQLAMAISHGVNFIDTAEMYPVPPNDKTYGDTERILGNWLARNQSARDSLVIMTKVAGSGLSYIREGGPITASAVETALNDSLSRLNTDYVDVYQLHWPNRVTPHFGKHWPDRANPTKINKQQEIDGMRDILTGIKQALDAGKIRHWGLSDDTPWGIHTFLTLCKEMNIPLPVSIQNEFSLLHLKDWPYLIEMCALENIAYLPWSPLATGMLSGKYMNGDRPKGSRWTLVQRQGLFRDKEPAREATARYVEIAKRAKITPSQLALAWCKQVPGVTSTIIGATTTNQLAENLSAFSLNLDESTLKQIGEVVRRHPLGY; this is encoded by the coding sequence ATGCAATTTAACAAATTAGGCGGCAGCGACTTATCGGTATCGGATATTTGCCTTGGAACTATGACATGGGGTATTCAAAATACTCAGCAAGATGCCGATGAACAATTAGCAATGGCGATAAGTCATGGTGTGAATTTCATCGATACCGCCGAAATGTACCCTGTCCCGCCGAACGATAAAACCTATGGTGATACCGAACGGATTTTAGGTAACTGGTTAGCAAGAAATCAATCAGCACGTGACTCGCTTGTTATCATGACAAAAGTTGCCGGAAGCGGCTTGAGCTATATAAGAGAAGGCGGGCCTATTACGGCAAGCGCCGTTGAGACGGCACTGAATGATTCGCTTAGCCGTTTAAATACCGATTACGTTGATGTCTACCAGTTACATTGGCCAAACCGCGTTACCCCACACTTTGGAAAGCATTGGCCGGATCGCGCTAACCCTACCAAAATCAATAAACAGCAAGAAATCGATGGAATGCGAGATATTTTAACCGGTATCAAACAAGCGCTCGATGCGGGGAAAATTCGCCATTGGGGGCTATCTGATGACACTCCCTGGGGCATCCACACGTTTTTGACCCTGTGCAAAGAAATGAATATTCCTTTACCAGTTTCTATCCAAAACGAATTCAGTTTACTGCATTTAAAAGATTGGCCGTACCTTATTGAAATGTGCGCGCTTGAGAACATTGCCTACCTACCGTGGTCGCCGCTTGCTACAGGTATGCTAAGTGGTAAGTACATGAACGGAGATAGACCCAAAGGTTCTAGATGGACACTGGTTCAGCGCCAAGGATTATTCAGAGACAAAGAGCCCGCTCGTGAAGCCACCGCTCGTTATGTTGAAATTGCCAAGCGAGCAAAGATTACTCCGTCGCAATTGGCTTTAGCATGGTGTAAACAAGTGCCAGGTGTGACTTCTACCATTATTGGTGCTACTACCACTAATCAGTTGGCTGAAAACTTATCGGCGTTTTCACTTAACCTTGATGAAAGCACATTGAAGCAAATAGGTGAGGTGGTTCGCCGCCATCCGCTAGGTTATTAG
- a CDS encoding DUF6689 family protein, producing MNISQMKFKLLASVITLAVTLFSTAQAQIVLPNILTVDNNRIQAKLSLTTAIEVDLTIEFENSIGLHANNFDITAELLNPSDLLITDRLPSLLTSATSGFPVLVSISPKADSGFGFEGVAMVELYTKALHYVPTVPFRLFTSHANSTFEDITTLTSSGSLRARGSTGQFSDFIILLDTRAPSAVISDKVSNISQTVNSNRSDISLLLQGTLDSGINDIQNALAINDDAAALTAVDSLISVVDNASGSQIPDVWLANGSVVNAKGILLTQLQTLRFSLRTL from the coding sequence ATGAATATATCTCAGATGAAGTTTAAGCTCTTAGCCAGCGTTATTACCCTTGCGGTAACTTTGTTTTCTACCGCCCAAGCTCAAATCGTTCTACCGAATATACTTACCGTCGATAATAATCGCATACAAGCTAAATTATCACTAACCACTGCGATTGAAGTCGATCTCACCATCGAGTTTGAAAATAGTATTGGCCTTCACGCTAACAACTTTGACATTACGGCCGAGCTTCTCAACCCCAGTGACTTATTAATTACTGACCGTCTACCTTCATTATTAACCAGCGCGACATCTGGCTTTCCTGTATTGGTATCAATATCACCAAAAGCAGATTCGGGTTTTGGTTTTGAAGGCGTAGCCATGGTTGAGCTTTATACTAAGGCCCTCCATTACGTTCCTACTGTTCCATTTCGACTCTTTACCTCTCATGCAAATAGCACTTTTGAAGATATCACTACATTGACATCTTCCGGTAGCCTTCGCGCCAGGGGCAGTACAGGACAATTTTCTGACTTTATTATTCTGCTTGATACTCGCGCGCCAAGTGCAGTCATTAGCGACAAAGTCAGTAATATCAGCCAAACCGTTAATAGCAATAGAAGCGATATCTCTTTGCTACTTCAAGGTACGCTAGATAGTGGCATTAATGATATTCAAAATGCACTGGCGATAAATGACGATGCTGCAGCATTAACTGCAGTGGATAGCCTGATTTCGGTTGTTGATAATGCATCTGGCAGTCAAATTCCTGATGTATGGCTTGCTAACGGTAGCGTGGTAAACGCAAAAGGGATATTGCTGACACAATTGCAAACCCTGCGTTTTAGTTTACGTACACTGTAA